A stretch of Mus caroli chromosome 5, CAROLI_EIJ_v1.1, whole genome shotgun sequence DNA encodes these proteins:
- the Hs3st1 gene encoding heparan sulfate glucosamine 3-O-sulfotransferase 1, giving the protein MTLLLLGAVLLVAQPQLVHSHPAAPGPGLKQQELLRKVIILPEDTGEGTASNGSTQQLPQTIIIGVRKGGTRALLEMLSLHPDVAAAENEVHFFDWEEHYSQGLGWYLTQMPFSSPHQLTVEKTPAYFTSPKVPERIHSMNPTIRLLLILRDPSERVLSDYTQVLYNHLQKHKPYPPIEDLLMRDGRLNLDYKALNRSLYHAHMLNWLRFFPLGHIHIVDGDRLIRDPFPEIQKVERFLKLSPQINASNFYFNKTKGFYCLRDSGKDRCLHESKGRAHPQVDPKLLDKLHEYFHEPNKKFFKLVGRTFDWH; this is encoded by the coding sequence ATGACCTTGCTGCTCCTGGGTGCGGTGCTGCTGGTGGCCCAGCCCCAGCTTGTGCATTCCCACCCGGCTGCTCCTGGCCCTGGGCTCAAACAGCAGGAGCTTCTGAGGAAGGTGATTATTCTCCCAGAGGACACCGGAGAAGGCACAGCATCCAATGGTTCCACACAGCAGCTGCCACAGACCATCATCATTGGGGTGCGCAAGGGTGGTACCAGAGCCCTGCTGGAGATGCTCAGCCTGCATCCTGATGTTGCTGCAGCTGAAAACGAGGTCCATTTCTTTGACTGGGAGGAGCATTACAGCCAAGGCCTGGGCTGGTACCTCACCCAGATGCCCTTCTCCTCCCCGCACCAGCTCACAGTGGAGAAGACACCCGCCTATTTCACTTCGCCCAAAGTGCCTGAGAGAATCCACAGCATGAACCCCACCATCCGCCTGCTGCTTATCCTGAGGGACCCATCCGAGCGCGTGCTGTCCGACTACACCCAGGTGTTGTACAACCACCTTCAGAAGCACAAGCCCTACCCACCCATTGAGGACCTCCTAATGAGGGACGGACGGCTGAACCTGGACTACAAGGCTCTCAACCGCAGCCTGTACCATGCACACATGCTGAACTGGCTGCGTTTTTTCCCGTTGGGCCACATCCACATTGTGGATGGCGACCGTCTCATCAGAGACCCTTTCCCTGAAATCCAGAAGGTCGAAAGGTTCCTGAAGCTTTCTCCACAGATCAACGCCTCGAACTTCTACTTTAACAAAACCAAGGGCTTCTACTGCCTGCGGGACAGTGGCAAGGACCGCTGCTTACACGAGTCCAAAGGCCGGGCGCACCCCCAGGTGGATCCCAAACTACTTGATAAACTGCACGAATACTTTCATGAGCCAAATAAGAAATTTTTCAAGCTCGTGGGCAGAACATTCGACTGGCACTAA